A region of the bacterium genome:
CGAGGCGCCGCCGCGCGTCGGCGAAGCGGGCGGCCGCGGCGGCCTCGGCGGTGCGCCGCGACTTCTCCATCCGCGCGCGCAGCCCGCGCAGCGCGCCCAGCCGGGCCTCGGGGGAGAGGCGGCGCGAGCAGGCGGCCAGGCGCGCGGTCAGGACGCGGATCCGGCCGAGGACGGCGCTCTCCATCCGCCGCGGCAGCTCCGCCGAGGCGAAGCGGACGCGCGCCAGCCGGCGGGGGAGGGCGGCGAAGCCGCGCGCCCCCACGGCGGCGAGGAGGCGGCGCCGGCGGTCGTCGAGGACGGCGCGCGTCGCGCGGCCGAGCTCGCGGCGCAGGTCGATCGTCCGCTGCAGCAGGTCCTCGCGCTCCCGCACGACCAGCTCGGCCGCGGCGGAGGGCGTCGGGGCGCGCAGGTCGGCCGCGAGGTCGACGAGCGTGGTGTCGATCTCGTGCCCGACGCCGCTGACCGTCGGCGTGCGGCAGGCGGCGACCGCGCGGACGACCGCCTCGTCGTCGAAGGCGGCGAGGTCCTCGCGCGCGCCGCCGCCGCGGACGATCAGCAGCGCGTCGAGAGCGCGGGCGTCGATCGCGCGCAGCGCGGCGACGATCTCTCCCGGGGCGCCCGGCCCCTGCACGGCGGTCGGCGCGACCATGATCGAGACGCCGGCGAAGCGGCGCCGCAGCACCTTGAGCACGTCGCGCAGCGCGGCGCCGTCGAGCGAGGTGACGACGCCGATCGTCCGCGGGAACCGCGGGATCGGCTTCTTCCGCTCGCCGTCGAACAGCCCTTCGGCGGCGAGGCGGGCGCGCAGCCGCTCCAGCGCGGCCGCCGCGGCGCCGGCCCCCGACTCCTCCATCACGTCCACGATGAGCTGCATCCGCCCCTGCTCGGCGTAGACGCCGGGGCGGCCGAGCGCCAGCACGGCCTGCCCGTCGGCGGGGCGGAAGCGGACGCGCGCGTTCTTGCCGCGCCACATCGCGCAGGAGATCGACGCGCCGTCGGGGTCCTTGAGCGTGAAGTACCAGTGCCCCGAGCCGTGGGCGAGGAAGCGGGACAACTCGCCGGCGACCCAGACCGCGCCGACCCCGTCGCCGAGCGCCGCGTCGCACTGCTGGTTGAGCTGCCGGACGGTCAGCGGCGCTCCCCGCGCTCCGGGGGCGGCCGAGGGTTCTTCGCCGGCGTCGCCGCGGGGATCGTCGAACAGGCCGCGCCCCGCGCCGCGGGTCATTGGCCACCCGCGCCGCGGACGATCCGGACGACGGAACGGCAGCGGCCGGTCGTCTCGTCGATGTCGAACAGGGCGCCGCGGAGGCCGAGCCCGCCGTCGGCCGGCGCGACCTGCAGCGGCCGCGCGGTGGCGAAGCGGCGCACGACGCCGTCGGCCTCGAGGCCGATGACCGACTCGTACGGGCCGGTCATGCCGAGGTCGCTGATGAAGCCGGCGCCGCGCGGCAGGACCCGCGCGTCGGCGGTCTGCACGTGGGTGTGGGTGCCGAAGACCGCGGCGACCCGCCCGTCGAGATGGAGCGCGAGGGCGAGCTTCTCCGAGGTCGCCTCGGCGTGGATGTCGAGCGCGACGACGTCGGCGTGGCCGTTGAGCTCGCGGACGATGTCGTCGGCGACGCGGAACGGATCGTCCACCGGGGCCATGAAGACCCGCCCGACGAGGTTGAAGACGCAGACCCGCGCGCCGCCGCGCGCCTCGCCGAGGAAGACGCCTCGGCCTGGGCAGGGGGCGGGGTAGTTGGCCGGGCGGATCAGCCGCGGCTCGACCTCCAGCAGCTTGTCGTGGTTCTTGCCCGCCCAGACGTGGTTCCCGCTGGTGAGGCAGTCGGCGCCGAGATCGAGCACCGCGCGGGCCCCCGGGGGATCGACCCCCTTGCCGTGGTGCAGGTTCTCGACGTTGACCACGACGAAGTCCGCCGCCGTCTCTTCGCGGACCTCGCGGAGCCACTTTTCAAGCGCGCGGCGCCCCGCCGCGCCGAAGACGTCGCCGATCGCGAGAAGTTTCATCGCCGTCAGACCGCGTAGCTCACCGCGCGCGTCTCGCGGATCACGAGCACGCGGACTTGGCCGGGGAAGTCGATCTTCTGCTCGATTTCGCGCGCGAGGTCGCGCGCGAGGATCATCGTCGCCTCGTCCGGCAGGGCCTCGACGCGCACGTGGACCCGCAGCTCGCGCCCGGCGCGCACCGCGACCGCGCGCTCGACCTCCTCGCGGGCGAGGGCGATCTGCTCGACGTCGCGCAGGCGGTCCATGTGGCGCTGCAGGTTCTCGTCGCGCGCTCCGGGGCGGGCGAGGACGAAGCGCCGGGCCGTCGTCATCACGACGCCGTGCGGCGTGCGCGGGGCGTCGGCCGGCTGGGCGAGCGCGCGGATCGTCGCCACGACCAAGGGGCTTTCGCCGTAGCGCGTGACGAGGTCGGCGCTGGCGATCGGGCTCGGCGCGGCGAGCAGCGTCCTTTCGGCCCGCGCGACCTCGTGCAGCAGGCCGGCGCGGCGCAAGACGTCTCCGCCGATCCGGATCTCGTCGGCGATCGCGCCGCCGAGCAGGGCGACGTCGCGGGAGCGCTGAAACAGGTTCTGTCCGTGGTCGGAGATGAAGGAAAGCCGCCCCACGAGGAGCGCCAGCCGCTCGTGCAGGCCGGTGACGCCGAGCTCGAAGGCCAGCGCCTCGCCCCGCTCGCGGGCCTCCTCGTCCACTTCCTCGCGGGTCCTTTCGACGACCTCCTCGATGCGCGCGGGGTGGATCCGTCCGTCCTCGACCAGCTTGCGCAGGGCCCGCGCGGCGACCGTGCGGCGCAGCGGATCCCAGGACGAAAGCATGATCGTGCGCGGCGTGTCGTCCACCAGCAGGTCCACGCCGGTCGCGTGCTCGAGGGCGCGGATGTTCCGCCCCTCGCGGCCGATGATCCGCCCCTTCATTTCGTCGCTGGGGAGGGTGAGGAGGGTGATCGTCCCTTCGCCGGCCACCGCGCCGCGCAGCGTGGACATCGCGGCGATCACGGCTTGGCGCGCGACGTCCTCGGCCGCGCCGCGGGCGGCGTTCGCCGCCTTCTGGGTCAGCCGGGCGATCTCCCCCTGCAGGCTGGCCTCGACCGCGGCGAGCAGCTTGGCCCGCGCCTCGTCGGTGGTCAGCTTGGCGGTCGCCTCGAGCTGGCGGCGCAGCTCGTCCTCCGACGCGCCGATCCGCCGCTCCCGCTCGTCGATCGCCGCGCTCCGCGCGTCGAGCGCCCCGGCCCGCTCCGCGAGGTCCTCGGCGCGGCTGTCGAGCGCGACGGCCCGCTCTTCGAGCGCCTGGCGCTTTTCGGCGATCTCCGTCTGGCGCTGCGCCTGCTCGCGGGCGGTCTTGTCGAATTCCGCCTTGCGCGCCTCGTGCTCGCGCTGGAGCTGCCGGCGCTCGCGGTCGAGGCGGCGGCCCAGTTCCTCGCGGACGCGCCGCTCCTGGTCTTCCTCGAGCGCGGCGACCCGTTCGATCTGCTCCCGCAGGAGGCGCGAACGGCGCGACAGAGCGGCCGCCAGTCCGATCGACAGGACGAGCAGCGCGGCGGCGGCGATGATGAGCGGCAGGATAGGAGTCATGGTCCCCGGTCGGGTAAAGGACCGGCAAGCGGTTCAAGGCCGCTGGCGCGTGGTCGATGAAGCCTCTGGACCAAGTGGGCGCCCTCCCGCGGGTTTAGGCTGCCGTCCGGTCGTCCCGAAGGACGTGGATCGGTCTGCTCACCGCCCGCGGAGCCCGGGCTCCCGTGAGGGTTGTGTTGGCTCAAGGAACAATGACGCCAACACGGCCTCGAGGCCTGCCGGTCGCGCCTAGTATGATCGTCCGCGGCCGCTCGGGGCAACCGCGGAAGCGCCGCGGCCTCGCGAAAGGGGACGCTCAGAGATCCGCGTCGAGGGCCTTGAGGCGACTTTCCGCGTCGCGGAGGTCGCCCAGCAGCGCCCGGAGCCGCTCGAGGGCCGCGGCGCGCCCGTCCTCCTCGTCGGCGGCGATGTTCAGCGCGGCGAGGACGGCGGTCCGGAAGTCGTCCGGGTTCCCGCTCGGCCCGGCGATCTCGCCCAGCGTGCGGTCCACCTTCGCCGCGAGGGCGGCGAGGACGGCGGGATCTTCGCCGCGGAGCTTGTAGCGGCGCGTCCCCATGACGACTTCGATTTCGCGCTGGGCGGCGGTTTCGTCGGACACGGATCGGCTCTCCGAAAAGGTTCGCGGGGATTATATCCGCGGCCGGGGAGCGCGTCCCCGTGTTGAGCGGCCGCGGCGGGGCGGTTATCGTTACGTGATCCGCGCCGCCCCTTTGCGGCGCGTCGCAAAAGGTCCGCCCATGTCCTACGACCCGCGATCGGTGGAGCGGCGCTGGCAAGAGCGCTGGAGCAAGGAAGAAGTCTTCAAGGCCCGGCGCGACGACCCGCGCCCGAAGTTCTACTGCCTCGAGATGCTGCCGTACCCCTCGGGACGGCTCCACGTCGGCCACGTGCGCAACTACGCGCTCGGCGACGCCGTGGCGTGGCACGAGCGTCTGCGCGGCAAGAACGTCTTCCACCCGATCGGCTGGGACTCGATGGGGCTGCCGGCCGAGAACGCCGCGATCAAGAACGGCGTGGCGCCGGCGAAGTGGACGCTCGCGAACATCGAGCACATGCGGGGGCAGCTGCAGCGGCTCGGGATCAGCTACGACTGGGACACCGAGACCACGACCTGCCTGCCCGAGTACTACAAGTGGAACCAGTGGTTCTTCCTGCGGATGCTCGAGCGGGGGCTGGCCTACCGCGCCAAGCGGACCCTCAACTGGTGCCCGAAGTGCGCCACGGTCCTCGCCGAGGCGCAGGTCACGCCGAGCAACTGCTGCTGGCGGCACGAGGACACGCAGGTCGAGAAGGTCGAGCTCGACCAGTGGTTCGTGCGGATCACGGACTACCGCGACCGGCTGCTGGACAACCTCGACGGCCTGGCCGCCGAATGGCCGGAGCGGGTGATCACCGCGCAGCGGGACTGGATCGGCCGCAGCCACGGCTGCCGCTTCGCCTTCCGCGTGGACGGTTCGGACGACGCGATCGAGGTCTTCTCGACGCGCGTGGACACGGTCTACGGCTGCTCGGCGGTCTTCATCGCCGCCGGCCATCCGCTGACGCTTCCGCTCGCGGCCGGCACGCCGCAGGAAGCGGCCGTGCGGGCGTTCGTCGAGGCCGAGACGAAGGGGCCGTCGCTGCCTCCGGACGAGAAGGAGAAGGTCGGCGTCTTCACCGGGCGGCACGCCGTCAACCCGTTCAACGGGGAGAAGGTCCCGATCTGGACGGCCAACTTCGTGCTCGCCGAGTTCGGCACCGGCGCGGTCTTCGCCCAGCCGGCGCACGACCAGCGCGACTTCGAGTTCGCGGCCAAGTACGGCCTGGCGGTGACGCCGGTCGTCCGCGCCGAGGGCGGGAAGCTGGCCGACGGCGCGACGATGGACCGCGCCTACACCGAGCAGGGGGTCCTCGAGAACTCCGGCCCGTTCAGCGGCCTGACGACCGAGGAAGCCCGGCGGAAGATGTCGGCCTACGCCGAGGAGAAGGGGTTCGGCCGGGCCGAGATCCAGTACCGGCTGCGCGACTGGGGCATCGCCCGGCAGCGCTACTGGGGCACGCCGATCCCGGTCGTCTACTGCGGCCGCTGCGGCATCGTGCCGGTTCCCGACGACCAGCTCCCGGTCGTTCTGCCCGAGGTCCCGGACTGGAAGGGGCAGACCGGCAGCCCGCTGGCGCAGATCAAGGAGTTCGTCGAGACGTCGTGCCCGAAGTGCGGCGGCGCCGCGCGGCGCGAGACCGACACGATGGACACCTTCGTGGACTCGTCGTGGTACTTCCTGCGCTACCTCGACCCGCGCAACGACAAGGCCCCGTTCGATCCGGCCGCCGCGGCCCACTTCATGCCGGCGGACCTCTACATCGGCGGCGCCGAGCACGCGACGGGGCACCTGATCTACTTCCGCTTCTGGACGATGTTCCTCAAGGACCTCGGCCTGCTCCCGACGGAGGAGCCGGCGAAGCGCCTGTTCACGCAGGGAATGGTCCGCGCCTCGTCCTACCGCTGCCCGGTCCACGACTACGTCCGCGTCTCGGAGGTGGACACGACCTCCGGCTCGCCGCGCTGCCCGAAGTGCGGCGCGGCGCTCGACGTCCACCTCGACAAGATGTCGAAGTCGAAGGTCAACGACGCCGACCTCGACCACCTCGTCGAGCGGTACGGCGCCGACGCGGTCCGCCTCGCCGTGCTCTTCGGCGGTCCGCCGGCGCTCGACTTCGAGTGGAAGGACTCGGCGATCGAAGGGCCGCACCGCTTCGTCCAGCGCGTGGCGCGCCTCTTCGAGCGGTTCGCGCCCGCGCTCGGCCGTCTGCCGGAGACGCCGGCCGACCCGGCCGCGGTCGCCGCCGACGCCGACGCGCTGAAGCTGCGCAAGGCGACGCACCACGCGATCGCCCGCGTGACGCGCGACCTCGAGCGGGAGATCCAGCTCAACACGGCGATCGCCGCGCAGATGGAGCTGGTCAACGAGCTGTACCGCCAGACCGAGGGGAAGGACGACGATCCGGACCCGGCGTCGCCGAAGGGCGCCGCCGTGGCCGAGGCGCTCCACGCCCTCGCGCGGCTGCTCGCGCCGTTCGCGCCGCACCTCGCCGAAGAGATGAACGAGAAGCTCGGCTGGCCGACGCTGATCGGGCGGCGGAGGTGGCCGGAGGCCGATCCGGCGCTGCTGGTCGAGGACGAGGTCGTCCTGCCGGTGCAGGTGCTCGGCAAGCTGCGCG
Encoded here:
- a CDS encoding Rnase Y domain-containing protein is translated as MTPILPLIIAAAALLVLSIGLAAALSRRSRLLREQIERVAALEEDQERRVREELGRRLDRERRQLQREHEARKAEFDKTAREQAQRQTEIAEKRQALEERAVALDSRAEDLAERAGALDARSAAIDERERRIGASEDELRRQLEATAKLTTDEARAKLLAAVEASLQGEIARLTQKAANAARGAAEDVARQAVIAAMSTLRGAVAGEGTITLLTLPSDEMKGRIIGREGRNIRALEHATGVDLLVDDTPRTIMLSSWDPLRRTVAARALRKLVEDGRIHPARIEEVVERTREEVDEEARERGEALAFELGVTGLHERLALLVGRLSFISDHGQNLFQRSRDVALLGGAIADEIRIGGDVLRRAGLLHEVARAERTLLAAPSPIASADLVTRYGESPLVVATIRALAQPADAPRTPHGVVMTTARRFVLARPGARDENLQRHMDRLRDVEQIALAREEVERAVAVRAGRELRVHVRVEALPDEATMILARDLAREIEQKIDFPGQVRVLVIRETRAVSYAV
- the xseA gene encoding exodeoxyribonuclease VII large subunit; the protein is MTRGAGRGLFDDPRGDAGEEPSAAPGARGAPLTVRQLNQQCDAALGDGVGAVWVAGELSRFLAHGSGHWYFTLKDPDGASISCAMWRGKNARVRFRPADGQAVLALGRPGVYAEQGRMQLIVDVMEESGAGAAAAALERLRARLAAEGLFDGERKKPIPRFPRTIGVVTSLDGAALRDVLKVLRRRFAGVSIMVAPTAVQGPGAPGEIVAALRAIDARALDALLIVRGGGAREDLAAFDDEAVVRAVAACRTPTVSGVGHEIDTTLVDLAADLRAPTPSAAAELVVREREDLLQRTIDLRRELGRATRAVLDDRRRRLLAAVGARGFAALPRRLARVRFASAELPRRMESAVLGRIRVLTARLAACSRRLSPEARLGALRGLRARMEKSRRTAEAAAAARFADARRRLARLAAALDALSPLAVLARGYALAQRGGPDGPIVRDAAELAPGEPLHLRFGRGAAIAEVRRVLEDAPGEER
- the zapA gene encoding cell division protein ZapA: MSDETAAQREIEVVMGTRRYKLRGEDPAVLAALAAKVDRTLGEIAGPSGNPDDFRTAVLAALNIAADEEDGRAAALERLRALLGDLRDAESRLKALDADL
- the leuS gene encoding leucine--tRNA ligase yields the protein MSYDPRSVERRWQERWSKEEVFKARRDDPRPKFYCLEMLPYPSGRLHVGHVRNYALGDAVAWHERLRGKNVFHPIGWDSMGLPAENAAIKNGVAPAKWTLANIEHMRGQLQRLGISYDWDTETTTCLPEYYKWNQWFFLRMLERGLAYRAKRTLNWCPKCATVLAEAQVTPSNCCWRHEDTQVEKVELDQWFVRITDYRDRLLDNLDGLAAEWPERVITAQRDWIGRSHGCRFAFRVDGSDDAIEVFSTRVDTVYGCSAVFIAAGHPLTLPLAAGTPQEAAVRAFVEAETKGPSLPPDEKEKVGVFTGRHAVNPFNGEKVPIWTANFVLAEFGTGAVFAQPAHDQRDFEFAAKYGLAVTPVVRAEGGKLADGATMDRAYTEQGVLENSGPFSGLTTEEARRKMSAYAEEKGFGRAEIQYRLRDWGIARQRYWGTPIPVVYCGRCGIVPVPDDQLPVVLPEVPDWKGQTGSPLAQIKEFVETSCPKCGGAARRETDTMDTFVDSSWYFLRYLDPRNDKAPFDPAAAAHFMPADLYIGGAEHATGHLIYFRFWTMFLKDLGLLPTEEPAKRLFTQGMVRASSYRCPVHDYVRVSEVDTTSGSPRCPKCGAALDVHLDKMSKSKVNDADLDHLVERYGADAVRLAVLFGGPPALDFEWKDSAIEGPHRFVQRVARLFERFAPALGRLPETPADPAAVAADADALKLRKATHHAIARVTRDLEREIQLNTAIAAQMELVNELYRQTEGKDDDPDPASPKGAAVAEALHALARLLAPFAPHLAEEMNEKLGWPTLIGRRRWPEADPALLVEDEVVLPVQVLGKLRGQVTVPRGAKQDVALAAAQADPNIARHLEGKQLVRVVLVPDRLLNLVVKG
- a CDS encoding YmdB family metallophosphoesterase yields the protein MKLLAIGDVFGAAGRRALEKWLREVREETAADFVVVNVENLHHGKGVDPPGARAVLDLGADCLTSGNHVWAGKNHDKLLEVEPRLIRPANYPAPCPGRGVFLGEARGGARVCVFNLVGRVFMAPVDDPFRVADDIVRELNGHADVVALDIHAEATSEKLALALHLDGRVAAVFGTHTHVQTADARVLPRGAGFISDLGMTGPYESVIGLEADGVVRRFATARPLQVAPADGGLGLRGALFDIDETTGRCRSVVRIVRGAGGQ